In Paenibacillus sp. 1781tsa1, one DNA window encodes the following:
- a CDS encoding TerD family protein: MNNTIYLRRANKLIIEPNEGKQQLPKTHLATALKNIESLGYTFSDELMRAMRQLSMEQFETVYIQLVADLRVMVGAHVKYTPMYAGFPMQVMQADEEELYLNAMIHYLTNLNVVYTDQPSVERMPLLEKTDLKLIGLGNKQAFQTLIRQIIEAKGSISDTDKKDIDTVLKHADPEEVDAILPAEIPFKENVGFVVSSLLKHEKANIDRIGPYFKTASDVLRLAVAWSDGDVSLADASPFRKFKRRERRLLLGLLEQCSSITEDMLRYKDRWIRLGEILHPSEYKLRYPRCEEAFDILRNNKPYSTFNGSVELAFQYRNVWSLIDLLSQRPGEFARKLDHVLRMTQDEAYVLLAFGEVAAQVSTPVLLQVRQHFAQRNETSDLRVFFPKGNVAKAFGIPNELPELDEAVCQEVVQLCEQALITRFADFPALGKTYIDERLQHYLVPFSQRSASKALRTIVRGSRIPMGEGDTIRFFSWWKEGEVDGTPTGRVDIDLSAVMYDENWNYVEHISYTNLRSVKYKATHSGDIVTAPHGASEFIDLHMPSIVDYGGRYVVTTLHSFTSHPYCNLPECFAGWMMRKKPGSGEIYEPATVQNKIDITADTQLAIPVILDLVERTIIWTDLALTRYPDYYNNVEGNQKGIVLMGKAMTTLRKPDLYDLFMLHAKARGKLVDTKDQADTIYAVDEGVTPYDIEKIMAEYLA; this comes from the coding sequence ATGAACAATACGATCTATTTGCGCAGAGCGAACAAACTCATCATTGAACCCAACGAAGGGAAGCAACAGTTGCCGAAGACACACCTGGCGACTGCCCTCAAGAATATTGAATCACTCGGATACACTTTCTCGGATGAGCTAATGCGGGCGATGCGGCAGCTGTCCATGGAACAGTTTGAAACCGTATATATTCAACTTGTGGCTGATCTGAGAGTCATGGTCGGCGCACATGTGAAGTACACACCGATGTATGCAGGATTCCCGATGCAGGTGATGCAAGCGGATGAAGAGGAGTTATACCTTAACGCAATGATTCATTATCTGACCAACCTGAATGTGGTCTATACGGATCAACCATCTGTGGAGAGAATGCCTTTGCTGGAGAAGACGGACTTAAAACTCATTGGTTTGGGAAACAAACAAGCATTCCAGACGCTCATTCGCCAGATCATTGAAGCGAAAGGCTCCATCTCTGATACGGACAAGAAAGATATCGATACCGTGTTGAAGCATGCAGACCCAGAAGAAGTGGATGCGATTCTACCCGCCGAGATTCCGTTCAAAGAAAATGTAGGCTTCGTGGTCTCCTCGCTGCTGAAGCATGAAAAGGCGAATATCGACCGGATTGGTCCGTATTTCAAAACGGCAAGTGATGTCTTGCGTCTGGCTGTTGCCTGGTCGGATGGGGATGTCAGCCTCGCTGATGCGTCTCCCTTCCGGAAATTCAAACGGCGTGAGAGACGACTTTTACTCGGATTACTGGAGCAATGTAGCTCCATCACGGAAGATATGCTGCGATATAAGGATCGCTGGATTCGCCTTGGCGAAATTCTGCATCCGTCGGAATATAAGCTTCGGTATCCACGATGCGAAGAAGCCTTTGATATTTTGCGTAATAATAAGCCGTATTCGACCTTCAACGGAAGTGTGGAGCTTGCCTTCCAATATCGGAATGTATGGAGTTTAATCGATCTGTTATCACAGCGTCCAGGTGAATTCGCGAGAAAACTGGATCACGTGCTGCGGATGACTCAAGATGAAGCGTATGTACTGTTGGCCTTTGGTGAAGTGGCTGCACAGGTATCCACGCCGGTGTTGTTACAGGTGAGACAGCATTTTGCACAGCGGAATGAAACCTCGGATTTGCGGGTCTTTTTTCCGAAAGGAAATGTGGCGAAGGCTTTTGGTATCCCGAATGAGCTGCCGGAGCTTGACGAGGCGGTCTGCCAGGAAGTGGTGCAATTGTGCGAGCAGGCCTTGATTACACGGTTTGCTGACTTTCCAGCACTCGGGAAGACGTATATTGATGAACGTCTCCAGCACTATCTGGTTCCTTTTTCACAACGATCCGCGAGCAAAGCTCTGCGAACCATTGTGCGTGGAAGCCGCATCCCGATGGGTGAAGGTGACACGATACGTTTCTTCAGCTGGTGGAAAGAGGGCGAAGTAGACGGCACACCTACGGGGCGTGTGGATATTGACTTGTCGGCGGTCATGTATGACGAGAATTGGAATTACGTGGAACATATCTCCTATACCAATCTGCGATCTGTCAAATACAAAGCGACCCATAGCGGGGATATTGTGACTGCACCACATGGTGCAAGTGAATTCATTGATCTGCATATGCCTTCAATCGTGGATTATGGCGGACGTTATGTGGTGACGACATTGCATTCCTTCACCAGCCATCCATACTGTAATTTGCCGGAATGTTTTGCAGGCTGGATGATGCGCAAGAAGCCGGGCTCGGGCGAAATCTATGAACCAGCCACCGTCCAGAACAAAATCGATATCACTGCCGACACCCAGTTAGCCATTCCTGTTATTCTCGATCTGGTCGAGCGAACAATCATCTGGACGGATCTGGCGCTGACCAGATATCCTGATTACTACAATAATGTAGAGGGGAATCAGAAAGGTATCGTGCTGATGGGGAAGGCGATGACCACATTACGCAAACCCGACCTGTATGACTTGTTCATGCTGCACGCCAAGGCGAGAGGTAAGCTGGTGGATACGAAGGATCAGGCCGATACCATCTATGCGGTTGATGAAGGCGTTACGCCGTATGATATTGAAAAGATCATGGCGGAATATCTGGCTTGA